Proteins encoded in a region of the Chitinophagaceae bacterium genome:
- a CDS encoding phosphatidylserine decarboxylase family protein — protein MRIHKEGKKLVIFLLLLFLVINIIIEFFVPIQQKLQTSIIALSVFTLGFVMYFFRHPHRITTVDEQTVIAPADGTVVVIEEVMENEYFKDKRIQVSIFMSPANVHVNRVPISGEIPYIKYHSGKFLVAWHPKSSEENERNTVVIKNDNNEILLRQIAGVLARRIVNYLKVEDKVTQGDEFGFIKFGSRVDVFLPLNANIEVDLNDKVKGGQTIIATLEEEV, from the coding sequence ATAAGAATACATAAGGAAGGGAAAAAACTGGTAATATTTTTATTACTATTGTTTTTAGTGATAAATATCATCATCGAGTTTTTTGTACCAATTCAGCAGAAATTGCAGACGAGCATTATTGCATTGTCTGTTTTTACGCTTGGCTTTGTGATGTACTTTTTTCGTCACCCCCACAGAATTACTACCGTAGATGAACAAACAGTTATTGCTCCTGCAGATGGAACTGTGGTTGTTATTGAAGAGGTCATGGAAAACGAGTATTTTAAAGATAAGCGCATCCAGGTGTCTATTTTTATGTCGCCGGCTAATGTGCATGTAAACAGAGTTCCTATTAGCGGAGAGATCCCTTATATAAAGTATCATTCCGGAAAGTTTTTGGTAGCCTGGCACCCCAAGTCTTCAGAAGAAAATGAAAGAAATACGGTGGTTATTAAAAATGACAATAATGAAATATTGCTGAGACAAATTGCCGGTGTTTTGGCCAGAAGAATTGTTAATTACCTGAAGGTTGAAGATAAAGTTACCCAGGGAGATGAGTTTGGATTCATTAAGTTTGGTTCCAGAGTAGATGTATTCTTACCTCTAAATGCAAATATAGAGGTTGACTTAAACGATAAAGTAAAAGGTGGTCAGACAATAATAGCCACACTTGAAGAAGAAGTTTAG
- a CDS encoding phosphatidate cytidylyltransferase gives MQGFKTRAISAVVFVILMAGGILWSYYSYVFLFFILMNLLINEYINILKNVRKPNNVSRFYKPILFTTASVGFIFSTLVNSGAWPLQMMAVPLALLFFIFILELYSNAEAPLRNVAFNVLGIIYIALPIILSQFLISNENNIYDGSLLMGVVVMIWVNDMMAYLVGSRFGKTPLFKRISPKKTWEGSLGGLFGCIVVAVSAYFLVGILNWNDWLGIAGIVFIFGTYGDLVESLMKRNFNIKDSGNFMPGHGGFLDRFDALLFTIPFVVFYLLLFVWN, from the coding sequence ATGCAAGGATTTAAGACAAGAGCGATTTCAGCAGTTGTGTTTGTGATTTTAATGGCAGGGGGAATTCTGTGGAGTTACTATTCCTATGTTTTTTTGTTTTTCATACTTATGAACCTCTTGATAAATGAATATATCAATATTTTAAAGAATGTCCGCAAACCGAACAATGTAAGTAGGTTTTACAAACCAATTTTATTTACAACTGCCTCTGTAGGTTTTATTTTCAGCACACTTGTAAATAGCGGAGCCTGGCCCTTACAAATGATGGCTGTCCCATTAGCCCTATTGTTTTTTATTTTTATTCTGGAGTTATATTCAAATGCTGAAGCTCCTTTGAGAAATGTTGCTTTTAATGTGTTAGGTATTATTTACATTGCTTTACCTATTATTTTAAGTCAATTTTTAATTAGCAATGAAAATAATATTTATGATGGCAGTTTATTAATGGGAGTGGTTGTTATGATTTGGGTAAATGACATGATGGCATATTTGGTTGGCAGCCGCTTTGGTAAAACCCCGCTATTTAAAAGAATTTCTCCAAAGAAGACCTGGGAGGGAAGTTTGGGGGGACTGTTCGGGTGCATAGTCGTAGCGGTTTCAGCTTACTTTTTAGTTGGAATATTAAATTGGAATGACTGGCTCGGAATAGCAGGTATTGTATTTATATTTGGCACTTATGGTGATTTAGTTGAATCGCTGATGAAACGAAATTTTAACATAAAGGATTCCGGTAATTTTATGCCGGGTCACGGAGGTTTTTTAGATCGTTTTGATGCTCTTTTATTTACAATTCCATTTGTTGTTTTTTATTTGTTGTTATTTGTATGGAATTGA
- a CDS encoding CPBP family intramembrane metalloprotease, producing MFMSSNSDFLSGKSYWFKIIILLTLWLSAFVIFSVVGSLLIALFLGTDALRYIDWENIEDRSVIHVFRWMQIILSLGIFILPAIIFVMLDGKSITKGLSLSGKTDISLYFLTFITVIVSWPFVYWLLDFNQNISLPDSLSGLEETLRQMESGTEAMLKSLITINSIADFFVVLLMVAIVPAVAEEVLFRGAMQPLFTKWIGHAFIAIFITAFIFSFMHMQFLGFFPRLALGMLFGYVFYYTNSLWFPIFGHFVHNGAQLAFFNLHEAGIIDADMEETDIFPIYISAVSLALVFLCLYFFKRKQQEKVILNQTDN from the coding sequence ATGTTCATGAGTTCCAATTCGGATTTTTTATCGGGTAAGTCATATTGGTTTAAAATAATTATACTACTGACGTTATGGCTTTCTGCATTTGTTATTTTTTCAGTTGTCGGGTCTTTACTTATTGCGTTATTTCTGGGAACAGATGCTCTACGCTATATTGATTGGGAAAACATTGAGGACCGAAGTGTTATTCATGTTTTTAGGTGGATGCAGATTATTTTAAGTCTGGGAATTTTTATTTTGCCGGCCATTATATTTGTAATGCTTGACGGGAAAAGTATTACTAAAGGGCTGAGCCTTTCCGGCAAGACGGACATTAGTCTGTATTTTCTGACATTTATAACTGTTATCGTTTCCTGGCCATTTGTTTATTGGTTACTGGACTTCAATCAAAATATCAGTTTGCCTGATTCATTGTCCGGTCTTGAAGAAACGCTTCGTCAAATGGAAAGTGGCACTGAAGCTATGCTGAAGTCGCTTATAACAATTAACAGCATAGCTGATTTTTTCGTAGTCTTATTAATGGTTGCAATTGTACCTGCTGTGGCTGAAGAAGTTTTATTTCGTGGGGCTATGCAGCCTTTATTTACTAAATGGATTGGACATGCATTTATAGCAATTTTTATCACGGCATTTATTTTTAGCTTTATGCATATGCAGTTTCTCGGGTTTTTTCCAAGACTGGCCTTAGGGATGCTTTTTGGATATGTTTTCTATTACACTAACTCTTTATGGTTTCCTATATTCGGACACTTTGTACATAACGGAGCTCAGCTTGCTTTTTTTAATTTGCATGAAGCGGGCATAATTGATGCAGACATGGAAGAGACAGATATTTTCCCGATTTACATTAGCGCTGTTTCATTAGCGTTAGTTTTCTTATGTTTATATTTTTTTAAACGAAAACAACAAGAAAAGGTTATTTTAAACCAAACGGATAATTAA
- the dusB gene encoding tRNA dihydrouridine synthase DusB: MVKIGNLAFKNFPLLLAPMEDVSDPPFRELCKQQGADLMYTEFISSEGLIRYADKSMQKLDIFDYERPIGIQIFGAELDSMLRAVEIVEEANPDIIDINFGCPVKKVVCKAAGAGILRDIPKMVKLTEEIVKRTNKPVTVKTRLGWDENTMFIVEVAERLQDVGIKAISIHGRTRKQMYKGEADWRLIGEVKNNPRMTIPVFGNGDVDSPQKALEMKNRFGVDGIMIGRASIGYPWIFREIKAFLQDGTILPPPEISERVSACRQHLMRSIEWKGEKLGIFEMRRHYTNYFKGFEGIKPFRQKLVTFENSQDIMDTLNEILETYGQIENVCKNEKQEL; the protein is encoded by the coding sequence ATGGTAAAGATTGGAAACTTAGCGTTTAAAAATTTCCCCTTATTACTTGCTCCGATGGAAGATGTAAGCGACCCTCCCTTTCGTGAACTATGCAAGCAACAAGGTGCAGACTTAATGTATACGGAATTCATTTCCAGTGAAGGTCTTATCCGTTATGCCGATAAGAGCATGCAAAAACTAGACATTTTTGACTATGAAAGACCTATTGGTATTCAGATTTTTGGAGCTGAACTGGACTCCATGCTCAGAGCTGTTGAAATCGTAGAAGAAGCCAATCCCGATATAATTGACATAAACTTTGGTTGTCCTGTAAAAAAAGTTGTCTGCAAAGCTGCCGGAGCAGGGATATTAAGAGATATACCCAAAATGGTTAAACTTACTGAGGAAATTGTTAAAAGAACAAATAAGCCTGTAACAGTCAAAACCCGGCTCGGCTGGGATGAAAACACTATGTTTATAGTAGAAGTAGCAGAAAGGTTGCAGGATGTGGGAATAAAAGCCATTTCTATACACGGTCGAACGAGGAAACAAATGTATAAGGGAGAAGCCGACTGGCGATTAATCGGGGAAGTGAAGAATAATCCCAGGATGACAATACCGGTTTTTGGAAATGGTGATGTAGACTCTCCCCAAAAAGCACTCGAAATGAAGAACCGTTTTGGGGTTGACGGTATTATGATAGGCCGGGCATCAATTGGTTATCCATGGATTTTCAGAGAAATAAAAGCTTTCTTACAAGACGGGACAATTCTGCCTCCTCCGGAAATTAGTGAAAGAGTTTCGGCATGTCGTCAGCATTTAATGCGTTCTATTGAATGGAAAGGCGAAAAACTTGGTATCTTTGAAATGCGTAGACATTATACAAACTATTTTAAAGGCTTTGAAGGCATTAAACCTTTTCGCCAAAAACTGGTAACATTTGAAAATAGTCAGGACATTATGGATACCTTGAATGAAATATTAGAAACTTACGGACAAATTGAAAACGTCTGCAAAAACGAAAAACAGGAACTATGA
- a CDS encoding zinc metallopeptidase, with translation MEFLILILLIMGASWYVGNKLQRKFDQYSKVPLQSGLSGKEIAKKMLNESGIYDVEIISVQGRLTDHYNPLNKTVNLSPDVYNGRSVAAAAVAAHECGHAIQHATAYSFLKMRSALVPVVSFASKYIPWLLIGGILLLQTFPYLLLFGIFLFATTTLFSFVTLPVEIDASKRALNWLNSTKITHGEEHVMAKDALKWAAKTYVVAALASLATLLYYVMIYMSRR, from the coding sequence ATGGAATTTTTAATTTTAATTCTTTTAATTATGGGAGCCAGCTGGTATGTCGGCAATAAGCTCCAGAGAAAATTTGACCAGTATTCTAAAGTTCCTCTTCAATCCGGTCTGAGTGGAAAGGAAATAGCTAAAAAAATGCTGAACGAAAGCGGTATATATGATGTAGAAATTATCTCAGTACAAGGCCGTCTGACGGATCATTATAACCCTTTAAACAAAACGGTTAACCTAAGTCCTGATGTATACAACGGGCGCTCGGTTGCTGCAGCTGCAGTTGCAGCACATGAATGTGGTCACGCCATACAGCATGCTACTGCTTACAGTTTTTTAAAAATGCGCTCGGCCCTCGTTCCGGTAGTAAGCTTTGCCTCTAAATATATTCCATGGTTACTCATCGGAGGAATCTTATTATTGCAAACATTCCCTTATTTACTACTCTTTGGAATCTTTTTATTTGCAACTACAACACTTTTTAGTTTTGTAACACTTCCTGTAGAGATAGATGCCAGCAAAAGAGCTTTAAATTGGCTGAACAGTACAAAAATTACTCACGGCGAAGAACATGTGATGGCTAAAGATGCCCTAAAATGGGCAGCTAAAACTTATGTAGTAGCAGCATTAGCTTCTTTAGCAACCTTACTTTATTATGTAATGATTTACATGTCCAGAAGGTAG
- a CDS encoding 50S ribosomal protein L13, translated as MNKLTYKTVSAKPQEVKRNWHIIDAENQIVGRISSRIATVLRGKHKASYTPHVDCGDFVIVINAAKVRFTGNKMQQKTYIRHTGYPGGQRFATAKLLLEKKPNAVLENAIKGMLPKNRLGRAMFKKLFLYEGDQHPHTAQKPQTLKF; from the coding sequence GTGAATAAACTTACATACAAAACTGTATCTGCAAAACCTCAGGAGGTTAAGAGAAACTGGCATATTATTGATGCTGAAAATCAAATTGTAGGCAGAATTAGTAGCAGAATTGCAACAGTTTTAAGAGGAAAGCATAAAGCTTCTTACACTCCACATGTTGACTGTGGTGACTTTGTTATTGTAATCAATGCTGCAAAAGTTCGCTTTACCGGCAACAAAATGCAGCAGAAAACATATATCCGCCATACCGGTTACCCGGGTGGACAGCGTTTTGCAACAGCTAAGCTTTTGTTGGAAAAAAAGCCAAATGCCGTTCTTGAAAACGCTATCAAAGGGATGCTGCCTAAAAATCGTTTAGGAAGAGCTATGTTTAAAAAACTATTTTTATATGAAGGAGATCAGCATCCTCATACAGCTCAAAAACCACAAACTTTAAAATTCTAA
- a CDS encoding 30S ribosomal protein S9 → MDVINTLGRRKTSVARVYLKKGSGKILVNGKDYKVYIPVPHLQDKLMKPLVLTELTNEFDIKINAHGGGIKGQAEAITLGIARALVKLNEDLKPILKKEKLLTRDPRMVERKKPGLRKARKRDQFSKR, encoded by the coding sequence ATGGATGTTATAAATACATTAGGAAGAAGAAAAACTTCCGTAGCAAGAGTTTACCTGAAAAAAGGTAGCGGTAAGATTTTAGTAAACGGCAAAGATTACAAAGTTTATATACCTGTACCTCACCTTCAGGATAAACTGATGAAACCATTAGTCCTAACTGAATTAACCAATGAGTTTGACATCAAAATAAATGCTCATGGCGGTGGAATTAAAGGTCAGGCTGAAGCCATAACACTTGGTATTGCAAGAGCTCTTGTAAAATTAAATGAAGACCTTAAGCCGATTTTGAAAAAAGAAAAACTTCTTACACGTGATCCCAGAATGGTTGAGCGTAAGAAGCCGGGTCTTAGAAAAGCACGTAAGAGAGATCAATTTAGTAAACGTTAA
- the rpsB gene encoding 30S ribosomal protein S2 encodes MRELTQKELLEAGVHFGHLKRKWNPKMLPYIFMEKKGIHIIDLNKTNDKLQEAANAIKNIAQSGRKILFVATKKQAQEIVEECAKKVNMPFVTERWLGGMLTNYSTIRKSIKKMQAIDKLLNDPTAENITKKERLVLSREKDKLERVLGGIANLVRIPTAIFVVDISTEHIAISESKKLNLTTFAMVDTNSDPSLVDYPIPANDDSTKSIKLITHYITDAILEGLKEREADKNAAAAEEEAAEEEERQAAAAVDEDDTEESGDGETPAKAGLRKRRRTGKEGTSEKK; translated from the coding sequence ATGAGAGAACTCACACAAAAGGAATTACTTGAAGCAGGTGTACACTTTGGTCACCTGAAAAGAAAATGGAACCCTAAAATGTTACCCTACATTTTTATGGAGAAAAAAGGTATCCATATTATTGACTTGAATAAAACCAACGATAAGTTGCAGGAAGCTGCCAATGCAATCAAAAACATTGCGCAATCAGGCAGAAAAATACTTTTCGTTGCTACTAAAAAGCAAGCTCAGGAAATTGTAGAAGAATGTGCAAAAAAAGTAAATATGCCATTTGTCACTGAACGTTGGTTAGGTGGTATGCTTACGAACTATTCTACAATCAGAAAGTCAATCAAAAAAATGCAGGCAATTGACAAATTGCTGAATGACCCGACTGCTGAGAATATTACAAAAAAGGAAAGATTAGTTCTTTCAAGAGAAAAAGATAAATTAGAAAGAGTTCTGGGAGGAATTGCAAATCTTGTGAGAATCCCAACAGCTATATTTGTAGTAGATATCAGCACTGAGCATATTGCAATTTCAGAGTCTAAAAAACTTAACCTGACCACTTTTGCTATGGTTGATACCAACTCTGACCCTTCTTTGGTTGATTACCCTATTCCAGCAAATGATGATTCTACCAAATCTATCAAGCTTATCACACACTACATTACAGATGCTATACTAGAAGGTCTTAAAGAGCGTGAAGCGGATAAAAATGCAGCGGCTGCTGAAGAAGAAGCTGCTGAGGAAGAAGAAAGACAAGCTGCGGCAGCTGTGGATGAGGATGATACCGAAGAAAGCGGAGATGGCGAAACACCTGCTAAAGCCGGTTTAAGAAAAAGACGTCGTACCGGTAAAGAAGGTACATCAGAAAAAAAATAA
- a CDS encoding elongation factor Ts, translated as MQISATEVNELRKQTGAGLMDCKKALTESGGDFDKAIDFLRKKGQKVSALRAGKDANEGVSIALTNADKTKGVVIKLKCETDFVAKNEDFVKSAQAFAKVALDANAKSLDDLLKISMDGTTVKEKVDELVGTINERIELSDYHIMESEGLVEYIHANNKIAVLVALNVKVNDAISEAGKDVAMQIAAMNPVAVDKNGVDASIVERELEVGREQAKAEGKPDNIIDKIATGKLEKFYKENTLLNQPFVKDGNLTVGKFLQTVDKNLTVKEFKRIS; from the coding sequence ATGCAAATTTCAGCAACAGAAGTAAACGAGCTAAGAAAACAAACCGGTGCAGGACTGATGGATTGCAAAAAAGCGCTTACAGAGTCCGGTGGTGATTTTGATAAAGCAATTGACTTTTTAAGAAAAAAAGGGCAAAAAGTTTCTGCCCTTAGAGCAGGCAAAGATGCCAATGAAGGAGTATCTATTGCTTTAACAAATGCCGACAAAACCAAAGGCGTTGTTATTAAATTAAAGTGTGAAACTGATTTTGTAGCTAAAAATGAGGACTTTGTTAAGTCTGCCCAGGCTTTTGCTAAAGTTGCTTTAGATGCTAATGCAAAGAGCCTTGATGATTTATTGAAAATCAGTATGGATGGCACTACCGTTAAAGAAAAAGTTGACGAATTGGTAGGAACAATAAACGAAAGAATTGAACTTTCAGATTATCATATCATGGAATCAGAAGGATTGGTAGAATATATACATGCCAATAACAAAATAGCTGTTTTAGTAGCTTTAAATGTTAAAGTAAACGATGCAATTTCAGAAGCAGGTAAAGATGTGGCTATGCAAATTGCAGCTATGAATCCTGTAGCAGTCGATAAAAACGGTGTAGATGCTTCTATCGTTGAAAGAGAACTTGAAGTTGGACGTGAGCAAGCCAAAGCTGAAGGAAAACCGGATAATATCATTGATAAAATTGCTACCGGCAAACTTGAAAAGTTTTACAAGGAAAACACCTTGCTCAATCAGCCTTTTGTAAAAGACGGAAATTTAACTGTTGGTAAATTCTTACAAACGGTAGATAAAAATCTTACGGTAAAAGAATTTAAAAGAATTTCATAA
- a CDS encoding UMP kinase has translation MKYKKVLLKLSGEALMGSKGFGIDPLVITQYAQEIKSVINEKVEIAVVIGGGNIFRGLQAEENGIDRVQGDYMGMLATIINGMALQSGLEKEGLYTRLMSAIKMEEICEPYIRRRAVRHLEKNRVVIFGAGTGNPYFTTDTAAVLRAIEINADIILKGTRVNGIYDKDPEKFDDAVKYNNITFNEVYSKKLNIMDMTAFTLCRENHLPIMVFNMNEKGNLKRILSGEAIGTLVED, from the coding sequence ATGAAATATAAAAAAGTATTACTTAAGCTAAGCGGTGAAGCATTAATGGGCTCAAAAGGCTTTGGAATAGACCCTTTAGTGATAACGCAATATGCACAAGAAATCAAGTCTGTAATTAATGAAAAAGTTGAAATAGCTGTCGTAATTGGCGGAGGAAATATTTTCAGGGGATTGCAGGCTGAAGAAAACGGAATTGACCGTGTACAGGGAGATTATATGGGAATGCTTGCTACCATTATCAATGGGATGGCATTACAAAGCGGACTGGAAAAAGAAGGTTTGTATACCCGCTTAATGTCGGCCATTAAAATGGAAGAAATCTGTGAGCCGTATATTAGGAGAAGGGCTGTCAGACATCTTGAAAAAAACAGAGTAGTTATTTTTGGTGCAGGTACCGGAAACCCTTACTTCACAACAGACACCGCCGCCGTTTTGAGAGCTATTGAAATCAATGCTGATATTATACTGAAAGGTACGCGTGTAAATGGAATCTATGATAAAGATCCGGAAAAATTTGATGATGCTGTTAAATACAATAACATCACCTTCAATGAGGTTTATTCTAAAAAATTAAACATCATGGATATGACTGCGTTTACTTTGTGCAGAGAAAATCATTTACCTATTATGGTTTTTAACATGAATGAAAAAGGAAACTTAAAAAGAATTTTATCAGGTGAGGCTATAGGTACACTTGTTGAAGATTAA
- a CDS encoding ribosome recycling factor — translation MEELELKIEEAKESMQTAIDHLENELLKIRAGKASAGMLEGIFVDYYGVNTPLNQVANISTPDAKTIIIQPWEKNMLAPIEKSIQKENLGLNPMNDGDIIRISIPPLTEERRKEIVKRVKILGENAKVSIRNSRRDINDEVKKAVKDGLAEDIAKSTETEVQTLTDEFTKKVDNHITSKENELLTI, via the coding sequence ATGGAAGAGTTAGAGCTTAAAATAGAAGAGGCAAAAGAATCAATGCAAACAGCTATTGATCACCTGGAAAACGAACTTTTAAAAATAAGAGCCGGAAAAGCTTCTGCAGGAATGCTGGAAGGTATTTTTGTAGATTACTACGGAGTAAACACTCCTTTAAATCAAGTAGCGAACATCAGCACTCCGGATGCAAAGACCATAATTATTCAACCCTGGGAAAAAAACATGTTAGCTCCTATAGAAAAATCTATTCAAAAGGAAAACCTTGGACTAAACCCTATGAATGATGGAGATATCATCCGTATTTCAATTCCCCCTTTGACAGAAGAAAGACGTAAAGAGATAGTAAAGCGGGTGAAAATATTAGGTGAAAATGCGAAAGTTAGCATAAGAAACAGCCGCAGAGACATAAATGATGAAGTTAAAAAAGCAGTAAAAGACGGTTTAGCTGAAGATATAGCTAAATCAACCGAAACAGAAGTGCAAACTTTAACTGATGAGTTTACTAAAAAAGTAGACAATCACATTACTTCAAAAGAAAACGAACTTCTAACCATTTAG
- a CDS encoding DUF4286 family protein — MFVYNVTIKVDHDITEEWLTWMQKKHIPDVMNTECFQGFKLCKLIMPSPDNEGVSYAVQYFFKEMKDLHIYQSKFAAKLQEEHASKYKDKFVAFRTVLEELDEV, encoded by the coding sequence ATGTTTGTATATAACGTTACGATAAAAGTCGACCATGATATTACAGAAGAATGGTTGACCTGGATGCAAAAAAAGCACATTCCTGATGTGATGAATACTGAATGTTTTCAGGGATTTAAACTTTGTAAGTTAATTATGCCTTCACCTGATAATGAGGGTGTTTCTTATGCGGTACAATATTTCTTTAAAGAAATGAAAGACCTGCATATCTATCAAAGTAAGTTTGCTGCAAAACTACAGGAAGAACATGCTTCAAAGTATAAAGATAAGTTTGTCGCTTTCAGAACCGTATTGGAAGAGCTTGATGAAGTTTGA